The Lonchura striata isolate bLonStr1 chromosome 9, bLonStr1.mat, whole genome shotgun sequence region ACCGTCCTCCAGGACAGCGTGGCTGTCCCCTGTTCCTTCCTTCCCATCCACCGCAATTCCCGTGTGCTCCTCCGGCTGCAACCTCTCGCCTTCCGCACCTGCGTACCACACACTTGGTTTGCTCTccacctctgcctttgcctCCCGAGGCGGAGCCCAGCCCTCCACCAGCCACGGAGCTTGTGCCCCCTTGGGCACGCTCTCTCCCCTCGTACCatctgtccccaggctggctgaGGATGGTCGCTCCTCCTTGAACTCCACACATTCTGCTGCATCTTCACTCTTCATCTTCTGGCTCACCTGAATTTCTGCCACAGCCACTTCGCTCAACTCGTAGTTCCCATTATGGTGCTCCGGCAACTTCAGCAGCTCACCCTCACAGACCTCCTTTATGTTCTCAGCTGGAGTATCCGCTGGGATCTCAACTGTCAGCATCAGCAAACTCCTTATCTCATTCACGTCATCGGGGGATTTACTACTCTTTTCTTCTGACTGGCTTTCTTTTTCAGgactaaccccaaaccctgcttTCCCTGTCTTTTCATCCTGGGAAACAATCTTTGTCTCAGTATTCTCACCACTTTCTTTTTTACTATTCCCTTCCAACCCTGTTCCTACTGCATTTTCACTCTGAGATAATGTTcccataatttcattttctaccTTGCTTTCCTTTTCTACACTCCCTAAAATCTCTGCATCTGTTACGCTCTTAGGTGAGAAAGTGAGCTTTATCTCAGAAACtttttcctgtgctgtgctTGCTTTCTCAGTGCTGCTGACAGACACAGCAGCCGTTACTGTTTGACTCACTGAAGTCACCTCTTCCTCCACTGCTCCTTCAGGTACCTTCAGTTCTTTTTTAGGGCTGGCTTCAAAATTTTTTACTGCAGTGTCAGTCCCAGAAGCTACTTTTTCCTCCAGAGCTGTTTGTTGTGCCTTGAGTCCTCTCTCAGTGCTCACTACACACTCTGATACATTCTCCATGGCACCTTTTCCCTCTGCAACTCCCTGTTTAATGTGGTCAGCCGAAGGGCACTCCTGTTTGTCACCAACGTCTGTAACAGCCACTGCTTCCCTCCTGCTGGCCTGATCACCAGCTGCACTAACAGAGGTGCCTGCCTCTTTGTCTGGTGACTTTCCCTCATCAGCATCCTTCTCCCACACGATTTTCCCTGTCACAACGAGCGTTTCGTCCCCGTGGCTCTCGGTGTCCGACCCctcggcccggggggctgcgggcgcCTTGGCGGGGGTGCCCTGTGCTGACCCCACGGGAGTCCtcagctctgtcaggctggacACGCTCTCGCAGGGCACGTTCAGGTTATCCTCAAACAGGTTGTGCTTCCTCAGAATGGCAGCTTCGTTGATCACTGAATAAAACACAAACACCAAACTGCTTTGGGAAGGctgacagaggcacagggaAGAACATACAGTGCTATCCCAAGTTTATGTTGTACATTTTGATATTAAAGTCAACACTAATGTTAATTTTCAGCTTCCTTTTAGTTCACATTTCTTTTCGGGAGatggagattttattttttgaataacATCACTTTAGTATTGACCCAAGCACTTCTGAAGCAGAGGACCCACAATGCACAAGGGTAATGCTTCAGTGCAGAAGGATTTACATTGAATATGCCAATAAAAGCATGCTGGTTACAATTATTATACTGCTGTTTTGGAAGAGGAGTGCCTATGGTCTGTGAAAACATCCTGTGTAGTACATTTGCTTGTCTTTTATCCAGGGCAGAGACAGACAGGCACATATAGAGAGATACAAGTAAAGTATTAatagatatacatatatatgtagtATTTATTAAGAATAGTCTCATTTTCTGACACAGAAGCAGAAAGATCTGCAAGGAGTACTGCACTGGCATCAGTGAGTACTGGAAACTGCATCCAGCAGTTATTTTCATTTGAGAAAATTAATCTCTGTTACCATTAGTCTTTGAAATTCTCTTAGTCTTGCAATTGGCATAGTCTTTTCATTTAGTCATCACCAAACCTGTACAAGTAAGGATAGAATTTCCCTCCTTGGCCCAGGGAACTGAGATCAAATGAAGTTGCCATAATTACATTTTGTTAGAAAAAGGCTTGTGCCAAGCCATCACTCTTAACTTCCATGGATTTAGTAAAGCTGCCCCATAACTCAGATTTTAGGGCTTGCAACACATTTTCAAGCGAGCCAAATGAAAAAACACTGTAGGGACGTAACCACCAGTGCTGGAGAAAGCAGGACAGGAACAGCCAGGTGAGGCTCTGGGAAGCTCTGAAGGAGCAGCTCATGGGCCACAGGCTGCAATGTTATTCCTGTCACCTCAGAAATGTTCTCACCTTTTAGGGCCTCTTCAAGCAGTGTCTGATGTAAAATCTCTTCATACACGTTCTCTACTTGGATCACACTTGTGTAATCAGCAAAAATGTACTGCTCGTatctctgcagctcctgtgcaggTAGGGGAGAAAGGAACAGATGGAGAAAACTGAGGGATTCTGAGTCCTACTGCAACCAAATAGCTCAGAGATGCCATGGAGCAGGTCTTGCAACACGCCGTGACAGCTCCTGGGGTGCACTGTTTGAACTATGACTCCATGAGCTACGTGTGTCCACAATCAATTATGTACCTACCAAACATAATTACTTACCTGCAGTACAACCACAGTTAAAAGCACTACATATCACTGCCTGCTGAAACAAACAGCTGCTGAGGAAATGCCTCACAACCTGTTTGTCCAAGAAGGCAAATCCACGGTGCACAGGAGACGcggggttggttttgtttttctaatagGTGTGTAACACTTTGAGCTCACTGATTTATACCCATCAGGCTGTCTAACTGAATCACTATCATCAAGCAGCTGCTTGGTGGTctataaaaagtaaattaagtGACCTCTGACCACTTCTAGAAGAGGCACCTACATAAATCACCTGGAGGTTTTCAAGTAAAAGGTCAGGACTTGGCAGGTCTTGTCAGCTGTACCACACTTTGGCTTCTAGAGCTGGCTGCTCATTTCTGCAGAGGCACAAATACAAAAGGCTGGTGGGAAACTAAATAGAAAGGGTTGTGGAAGTTTGCTCCATCACTGCTTCCTCTGTGACAGAGACATGAGGTACCTGCACATATTCTAGGTGATAAAATGCTCGTCCCTGTGCTGCACACCTACCCAACCCATGACGTGGCAAATCTAAGCACTGAGCACGCAGGAGATCTGCAAACAGCCTGACAGTGTTAAGGAATTACTACCAAGGTGCTGTTCCTCCCCTGCcttccatttttgttttttgaggtttttagTCACAGATACCTACTGGTTTGCATGTTGAAGCCAGTGTCTTCTGCATTGTGGGCAAGGTAATCTGCACCAGTGCCTCTTGGAATATCATCTTGCGGATGGTGCTGCTGTCATAGTCATATTGCTGCCAAAACACACAGAAAGAAACAAGCCCATGCGTGCCTGGGGTTATTCACCACTCCCACAGGGAACTGCTCCTGTCAGCCCGTAGCTGCCGCATCAGGGCACACAGGGGTTGGAATGGCCACACAGGTTAGTCCAGCTTCTACAAAATCACTCTAAAATCTACTGTTCTGGGATCTCTTTTGCTTCTTTTAGGCTAGAAACATCCCCCAGCTGCCCTCCCCAGGCGTTTCAGCACTGCATTTTCAGAGAGTAACAAATCCTAGTGCAGGCTAATTacaaagttaatttaaaattatttatgcaGATCCACAGCATATTAATAATCTGATTTACCTACAATTTAAGGGACTGCACATGCAAATACTTTTATAAGTGTCTGTCCAGAACTAGGTTTTATCCCCCAAATGGGCAGTTTTGCTAAGTGCCACTAAATCAGTATTTTCAGCTGGATGGTAAAAGCTTATCCTCTTTCAAATATTGAGGtacattaatataaaatatattctctGCTTCCAGAAAGGCAGCCTGCAAATGTGCTACATGACATTTACCTTCAGCACTCTCAGCTTGACTTTTTCAATGGTTGTTGCAACTTTGGCCGAGTCTGCCTGGTGGCTTGGAGAGAACAACTGCTCAAAAGTATAAACTGCATTTTCCATCAGCTAAAAATAGTaagtagaaaaaaatctgttaaagATCAGTAACATCAAATTCCTGCAAACATGTTAAGTGCAACTGTTaatttaaattgtatttctgagaAGGTGCTCTGAAGAGCACTGAAATGctgcaataaataaattaaattaaagctgTGGTatcattatcatgctgtcccAGCTTTCTTGTACAGATTTGATCTCATGTCACCACCAAAACTGATAGTGGCAGAGCCAAAATGTTGAATTGATTATCCATGTATACAGACCATAGTCAAAACTCATTATCCCTAATGGGAAGACTCCCATTGACTTCtatcattaataaaaaatatttaatcataCTGCACATCATTTTAAttataatacaaataaataatcaGCAAAAATCACACAGAGTGCAATAATTTCTCTCAGAATTATGCTAAACTGGCATTTACAATATTTTCAGCTTATCATTAAGAATATTATGCCCCTACTCTGAAGATATTTCAGACAAACAGTTCTGCAAGCGGTAATTGAGTCTATCTAATGaggctttgcattttctttagGTGTTCCCATTCAAATAGTAACATTTTCTTATTGGAAAAGTACAGGGAGATAAGCAGGGGGGGGCATTCCTTCAGCCAGTTGAGTACCGTGCTCCCAGATTGCCTGAATTGGCCACTAGAGGATGCCAAGCTCCCAAAGCAAGGAATCCTGCTCCACCCGAGGTACATTTTAGCCAAATACTACACCAACACACGTGTCTGATTTCACTTATTTATGAAATAAACAACGTCCAtggaaaaacagggaaactACAATATTTTTATGAGGAAAATACAAGTCTCTTAAAGAGGAAGATGCAACAATAGCATGTTTAGAACTCCTGctataatttatttcttgttaATTTTGACTCATATTCTGTTCAGAAAAAAACGACCTCTTGGTTGATatggaatttattttctgtctacTTCTTTGTCTTGACTCATGGTCTTCACTCAGTGAAATACACTTTATTTGACAGCATTTTGGAATGGTCCCCCCTGAAAGACCCAGACATGAAatcagaattttatttctgagtAATTCCTTGGCTGCTGGTCCTGGCTGTACTCAGAAGAGCTGCTTTTAGGAAAACCCTATTCTAGCCCTGTCCTAGACACTTGTTTTCCATATTCATAACTTCCACTCCATAGATCTGGACCAGCTCCATTTCACAAGATTACTGAGCAGATTAGTACATTTCCCAAATACAGATTAAAATCACAGGGTTCAATTTAGAGCTCCAAAGCCAAATCTGCCTTGTGATCTGGCAACTGGAATCAGTCTGCTGGCCAGCTCCTCAGAGACTTCTGGCCAGGCATCCAGGAGGAGTCCAGGCAAAGCAGAGTAATAGCCTGTACCAACACACACAAGAGGGGACAAAGAGGTGGAGCTCAGTTTTCATCTGGAACGATACTGTCacctccaccactgccctgaaAGGTGAGGCTGGATAAAGCACCTACACCCTGAAATGTTGTCTGTCTCCAAGTTTCTAACATTAATTGCTTTACTTTATATTAGTGAGAAAATCAACTACCAAGGAGAAGACATTCCAGTTTGGTAAAACACATTTAACACCCTTCTTGAAAAATCGAGCCCTGAGAAAAGGAATCAGGTGAATTTTAGCCATCCCACTAATTATACACACAACTTTCttgggtggtgagacactgggaATTCAGAACCTGAAAGTTCAGGGGAACAGATGATCCATCCAAAATTTTCATGCCTTGCTGaatgacacacacacacacagagtctTGCAAATAAAAGTTTCAAGCAGCTTCTAGCTGGTTTTCTCAGGTTTTGTTACCTGTACCTTGTCTGAGAGACACTCTGGGGCTCTTTCACAGCTTTTATCAAGATTACTTTGAAGCAGATTAGCAGGACAAACCTAACCTGTTCTCCCAGGAGGAAAAACTGGATCTTACAGTACCTCTTGCATGAAGTTCTGTGTCCTCTGAATCACAAAATCGATGTGATAGACCTTGAAGCGACTCTTGAggtcctgcaggagctcctgcagcaggttCACCTTCAGATAGCAGGGCTCCATTTTCACCGAGTTGAAGGGCAGGGTCATGAGCTGGTCCACATTCTGCATTCCCATGCAGGTTGAGAGAAAGTAACCAGAGGTGAATTTTTAATAGAGAATGTAACAATTTGGCTTTAACCCAAATTCTGGTATCTGCACACCATTTGTACAAATACCACAAGACTTTGTAAATGACAAAACCAGGTGCTCACGTGCTTCCACCTGGGAAAGCAaatcctgctgccagccagggtCTAGTCAAGAACAACCTTGTGCTGATGCAAAGGCTCCTTGTCTTACCTCCTTTAGCCTGGTCATGTCATTGGTCTTCTGGAAGTCCTGGATGATTTCATTCACTTCCTTATCAAAAAGCGCGCGCACTTCCGTGAATCCGGAACTGACGGGGCCCATGAGCTCCTCCAGGATGGAGGCGAGGAATGGCTGGATATTCTCTGTGCAGCACTTCTGGGCAGGCTCAGAAACACTGGCTGGAG contains the following coding sequences:
- the NIBAN1 gene encoding protein Niban 1; this translates as MGASASAPLDDSKCAYIRGKTEATIKNFSPHYRRQYAVAFCRHVQEELEQHRHSQSRFLKTRPAGEAGTVLYEGELLHFSEDLKKWKDRYVVIRNDYTVDCFETKEAYQKGASPKYHVIPAGGKVLTSEEDYNLLSDKHFPDPVGSSEEAAAAFVPLPKEFPVYLWQPFSRHSYYCFPEPGAQRRFSAVLGDCVRHSNHDFLKQTTYEVEAFLEAIQFFRQEKGHYGTWEMITGNEKEILSNLVMEELLPNLQTMILPKMKGKRNDRKRAWFGIVEETYGLVQQEVAEGLNTLKEECREFVKTLEGTIRSDMDQILSSKNFLAGKIKASVSEPAQKCCTENIQPFLASILEELMGPVSSGFTEVRALFDKEVNEIIQDFQKTNDMTRLKENVDQLMTLPFNSVKMEPCYLKVNLLQELLQDLKSRFKVYHIDFVIQRTQNFMQELMENAVYTFEQLFSPSHQADSAKVATTIEKVKLRVLKQYDYDSSTIRKMIFQEALVQITLPTMQKTLASTCKPELQRYEQYIFADYTSVIQVENVYEEILHQTLLEEALKVINEAAILRKHNLFEDNLNVPCESVSSLTELRTPVGSAQGTPAKAPAAPRAEGSDTESHGDETLVVTGKIVWEKDADEGKSPDKEAGTSVSAAGDQASRREAVAVTDVGDKQECPSADHIKQGVAEGKGAMENVSECVVSTERGLKAQQTALEEKVASGTDTAVKNFEASPKKELKVPEGAVEEEVTSVSQTVTAAVSVSSTEKASTAQEKVSEIKLTFSPKSVTDAEILGSVEKESKVENEIMGTLSQSENAVGTGLEGNSKKESGENTETKIVSQDEKTGKAGFGVSPEKESQSEEKSSKSPDDVNEIRSLLMLTVEIPADTPAENIKEVCEGELLKLPEHHNGNYELSEVAVAEIQVSQKMKSEDAAECVEFKEERPSSASLGTDGTRGESVPKGAQAPWLVEGWAPPREAKAEVESKPSVWYAGAEGERLQPEEHTGIAVDGKEGTGDSHAVLEDGGTQSSFPSPAADAGTREVPILDRANPGPGLLEPVSLQPRRGQPGTERTADTEPGRREGEPGDQPSGIHGTGGKAILPEEHRGDGPAQQNSEG